TTGATGTTGTCAGAACTAAAATAAAAAACTTTGCAAAGACGTCTCCAATCGGCGGTGCTGACTTTAAAATAATATTTCTTGATGAAGCAGATGCCCTTACTTCAGATGCTCAATCTGCATTACGAAGGACCATGGAGCGTTATACAGGCAATTGTCGTTTCATCCTTTCATGCAATTATTCCTCCAAAATAATTGAGCCTATCCAATCAAGGTGTGCAGTGTATCGTTTTCGACCACTTGCAGATGAACCTGTAAAGGAGCGCATAAGGTATGTTGCAGATGCTGAAGGAATAAAACTTGCAGATGATGCTATTGATGCAATAGGATATGTAGCTCAGGGTGACATGAGAAAAGCCCTTAATGCACTTCAGGCAGCTGCGATGTTTGATGAGACTATCCAGAAAGAAATGATCTATAAGATCACAGCTACCGCGCATCCCGATGAGATAAAAACGCTTATCAATATAGCCTTAGATGGAAATTTTTCTGCAGCACGGGAAAAACTGGATACACTGATGCTGGAGCAGGGGCTCTCAGGTGAGGATGTTGTTGGCCAGATATACAGGGCTATGTTTGGACTGGACATTCCTGATAAAAAACTGGTTGAACTTATAGATGTCATTGGTGAAATTGATTTTAGGATCACAGAGGGGGCAAATGAAAAAATACAGCTTCAAGCACTCCTTGCACACTTTGTTATTGCAAATAGTTGAGTGAAATGTCAATACAGGATCTATTAATTCAGTGGCTGTCTTCTGTACCGTCATGGCTGTCTACTATTTTACTCAGTACTGTACCTCTTGGTGAACTGAGGTTCTCTATTCCGGTTGCAATAACGATATATGGAATGGATCCGGTAATGGTCTATATACTTGCTGTGATCGGTAATTTGATCCCTGTGATAATTCTGTTAGTTTATCTGGAGCCTGTATCACAATACCTGCGCAGGTTCAAAATATTTGATATATTTTTCACATGGTTATTTGAAAGGACCCGGGTGAAACATACAGAAAGGTATGAAAAATATGGTACATTAGCACTTACTTTTTTTGTGGCAATACCTCTGCCCGTAACTGGGGCATGGACAGCGTGCGTTGCAGCATTTGTATTCGGGATAAAATTTACCAATGCTCTGCTTGCGATATCACTGGGTGTGCTTATTGCTGGAATTATTGTAACACTGGTTACTTTGATGGGTATTGATGTGATCAGTTTTTTTTGGTCTTTTAATTGATGCGAAATGTTCATATCTGTGAATGTAAATAGAATGGCTATAAGTTTTATATGGATTATTTCATATTTCTTTAACGCACGAGGAAATTAGTATGGCAAAAAAAAATAAAAGAATCGAACAATCAGATATTTGCATAGGATGTGGAATATGTGTTTCTATATGTCCGGTTAATACAAAACTTGAGAAAAAAGATGAATTTGATCCGGATGATGCACAACTTGCCATCAAAGTATATAGCGGTAAAGCAGTACTGGATGAAGAAACATGTATTGCCTGTGGTGCATGTGCCCGTATCTGCCCAGTGGAATCACTGACAATAATAGAGATCCCGTCTGAATAATGTAGCCGCTCTAATACAAAAATTTATTTTATTTATAGCGAATTGAACCGAAAAAGTATCAATCCGTTTTAAAAATAGGAATATGGTTTCTCTGTAAGATATCAGATATAAGGCATCAGAAATGTTGTATCACAACATTTCTTTTGCCAGTTTTATATCTTCTGCCTTGACTGTTTTTCTACCGGCATGATGTGCCAGTTTTATTGCTTCTTTTGAAATCTCAAGTCCATATTCTTCAAGCATGTCTGTAAGAGCAATAGCAGCTGTTTCACTGACTCTTTCTGCACCAGCACTTCTTATAAGGCGTTCAACAGGTGCAAATGGTATTATTGTCGTATATCTTACCTCCTTTTAATTTTAATTTGTCTATTAGTACTATTAATGCTTTTTAATATCGATGCAGGATATATATAGTTTTTCATTGATTTTGGGGCAATAATATCTTTTTTTATAGATATAAAGCTCTTACAAATGCTCATATTTGAAATTAGTAATTTTAAAGATCAATTAACAATAATTTGCAGAATAGTTTATACTGATAATTTTTGAGTGGATATATTTATTGGGAAGTAATGTAAGTTAGTTATCAAATACCGTCTCACCAAGGAGGCAATATATGAATGAAAAAATAGCGCCCCACATTGAAGAATTAACCCGGGCACTTGGAATAAGCAGGAATCAGGCACAGAAGGAGCTTGAAATTTTACTCAATTATCGTGTACCACTTGATGAGGCAAAGCGTACTGTGATACGAAAGTTCAGGTCTTCGTCAGGCTCGACACTGAAAAATATTGGAGAGCTTTCACCGGGGCTAAGTGGTATTGATATTAAGGGCAGGATAATCAACGTTAAACAGAAGAATGTTAATGTAAAAGGGAAGAGATCAGTGATCTATTCAGGAGTTATTGCTGATAGAACAGGTGCATGCTCTTTTACCTCATGGGATGGTCATCCATTGAATAAAGGGGACGCTGTTCATTTAAATAATACTCTTACACGTATATGGAATAATCGCCTTGAAATAAATATTGGAAAACTTTCCAGCATAAATTTACTTCCGGATAATTTGATCCCTCCGGTGGAGGATCTGCTGGAAATTCTGGAAAAAAAGATCAGGGATATTGATATTTCTGATCTTTTTGTAACTTCTACAGTAATCATTTTAAAAATGTATCACAGGAACATCAAAGAAGGAGATCGGGAGATGACAATAATTGAAGGTGTAATTGGTGATGAGACCGGAAAACTTCCATTTATCTCCAGAATGATGGATGTTGATATAGGGAATGTTATACGCTTTGAGAACGCATCAGTTGAGGTTTTTAAAGGTCTACCCTCTATAAACCTGGATGAGAATGCAGAAGTTGAAATATTGGATCCCAGGCTGGATGGTATACTGACTTTTGAGTCGGTGAGCGGAGTTCCTGAACCTACAAAAATTGCAGATATCTTAAATAAAAATGGAGTATTTGATGCAGTTGCAATTGGAAACATTATTTCCGTCAGGCCGGGTTCTGGAATTATTAACAGATGTCCTGAATGTAACCGTGTGATCTTGAAAAACACATGTAGGTCCCATGGTGTGGTTGATGGTATAAAGGATATGCGCATTAAGATTATTATCGATGATGGTACAGGGCCGCTTCTTGTAATGCTTGACAGGGATATTTCAGAAACTGTATATGGCAGGTCAATGCATGAGGTAGGAGAAATGGTTAAAAGGACAATGTCTCATGACCAGGTTGTTGAAGATGTCAAAAATGTCCTTATTGGTAAATATATAGCAGTTAGGGGAAATGCATCCAGGACTGATTTTGGAATGATACTGGTAGCAGATTCTGCATGGTTTCCCGAAGATGATCTATGTGGAAGAATTGAGAGGATATATGAAAAGCTGAGCCTCCTGGGGGCCAAACTTGATGTCTGACCGGGAAGTTGCACAAAGGGTGTTTGCAAAAGAGTTAAATGATTCTATATTGAGTATTGAATCAGGTTCATCTGATTCAAATAAGAACAATGCACGCTCTCCAAATTACCTTGTAACTCCATTGGGTACGAAGGTCAACCGACTCTTTGCCGTGGGTGTCATTACTGAAGTCGATAACATAGGGACAGATAATGATATATGGAGGGCAAGAATGGTTGACCCCTCAGGAGCATTTACTATATATGCAGGACAGTATCAACAGGAAGCAGCTGTCTTTTTATCTGGAATTGACACTCCTGTTTTTGTATCAGTTGTGGGGAAAGCCCGTATGTATGAACCCGGAGATGGTTCAAAATTCATTTCTATTCGTCCTGAGGCCATAAACCGGGCAACTGAGTATATGAGAGATAGATGGGTGATTGATACTGTAGAGCTGACAACTGAAAGAATGAATATAATCTCAGATCTGATATTACTTGATACTGACCAGATTGTCGGGTATTTTGATGAAAATGGAATCTCTTCAGATATTGCAGAAGGTATCCGGATAGCTCTTGAAAAATATAACACTGGGCAAGACTATTTGAGTGAGATGAGAAATATGTTGCTGGAATGTTTAAAATCAGTTGAACCAACCGAAGCTGAATCCCCAAAGGATATCAATGAAAAAATAATTCTCAGGATTTTAAATGAAATGGATCAAGGCAGGGGAGTTATCTATGAAAAACTCATGGATACAGCAAAGCAGCATGGTTTATCTGAAGAACAAATAGATGAAGCAACCAGTTCTGTCCTGTCCAAAGGAAAATGCTATGAGCCCAGGATAGGTATATTGAAGCCGGTATAAGTTCATATAGTATTGGAACTGTGACAAAACAAAAACAAATAACTATCAGAGAAGAGGGGATTATTATATTCAATCAGCTTAAATCTACAATCAGATCTTCTATAATTCCTATTGCAAAATTTGTACCCCTATCTCCCAATACACTAACCTTTCTTGGTTTTGCTATAAGTGTACTGGCTGCCGGAATGTTTGCAAATGGTTTTCTGATCATAGGTGGAATATTTGTACTTTTAAGTGGTGTGTTTGATCTTCTGGATGGGGCTGTTGCAAGGGTAAATAACAGTATCACAACATTTGGTGGCTTTCTTGATTCAGTATGTGATAGATATGCTGATGCAATTGTTTTTGCAGGAGTTATCTATGGATCTATTACCGGTAGTATAGCTATCAATTCTCATGCTCTTGGAATGCCTCTATGGTTCTGGTGCATCCTGGCTTTGATTGGGTCATATATTGTCAGTTATACACGTTCCAGAGCTGAGGCGGAGGGTGCGATTAATATGAATATAGGTCTTGCAGAGAGATCCGAGAGAATGATCTTACTTTCTATAGGTGCATTTACCGGCTTTCTTACAATTGCGATCGTTATTATAGCTCTAATAACCCATATTACAATAGTACAGAGAATATTGCATGCCAGAAAATATCTAGAGTGATGAATAGACAACTTTAAATGTTCAGGTATCTATGAACAGAAAAATATTCAAAGAATATTTGATTTTTACATTATAAGATAAAATGACTGCGAGGATTGCTAAATGGAGTATTGTGCAGAGATAACAGTTCAACTAAAAAAAGGGATGCTTGATCCTGAAGGCACTACTATCAGACGTGCTCTGGAACACCTGGGATATCAGACCAGTGAAGTGAAGTCTGCAAAAAAATATATTATAACACTGAGTTCAGATTCGATAGAGAATGCCAGAAAGACTGTGGATGAAATGTGTCAGAGGATGATTGCAAATCCAGTAATCCATGACTATACTATCAGTATGAGGGAAATTTAATGAAGATCGCGATTGTTCAGTTTGGAGGTAGCAATTGTGATATGGATGTACTGCATGTATTAAATGAAGTGGTCAATGTGAATGCTGAGCTGGTATGGTACAAAAATGATGACCTTACAGCTTATGATGCAGCTGTAATTCCAGGAGGATTCTCATATGGTGATTATCTGAGGGCAGGTGCGATTGCTGCAAGAACTCCTATTATGAAATCAATAAAGAAAATGGCAGATACCGGTAAGCCGATAATTGGGATATGCAATGGTTTCCAGATACTTACTGAATCCGGAATTCTAAAAGGTGCACTGGCAACCAATATGTATCCAAAGTTTATATGTGAATGGGTATCACTAAGAGTTGAAAATACAGATACACCTTTTACCTGCATGTTCAAAAAAGGAGAGGTGATCCGTATTCCCATTGCGCATAAAGAAGGTAATTATTATGCTAGCAGTGAAACACTGTCTGAACTGAATTTGAATGATCAGGTAGTGTTTAGATATTCAGATGAGGATGGATCAGTGT
Above is a genomic segment from Methanosalsum zhilinae DSM 4017 containing:
- a CDS encoding replication factor C small subunit → MKEEIWIEKYRPMKLDDVVGQKEAIERLKSYVKTRNLPHLLFSGPPGVGKTATAVAIAHELFGDSWNENFTELNASDERGIDVVRTKIKNFAKTSPIGGADFKIIFLDEADALTSDAQSALRRTMERYTGNCRFILSCNYSSKIIEPIQSRCAVYRFRPLADEPVKERIRYVADAEGIKLADDAIDAIGYVAQGDMRKALNALQAAAMFDETIQKEMIYKITATAHPDEIKTLINIALDGNFSAAREKLDTLMLEQGLSGEDVVGQIYRAMFGLDIPDKKLVELIDVIGEIDFRITEGANEKIQLQALLAHFVIANS
- a CDS encoding COG2426 family protein: MSIQDLLIQWLSSVPSWLSTILLSTVPLGELRFSIPVAITIYGMDPVMVYILAVIGNLIPVIILLVYLEPVSQYLRRFKIFDIFFTWLFERTRVKHTERYEKYGTLALTFFVAIPLPVTGAWTACVAAFVFGIKFTNALLAISLGVLIAGIIVTLVTLMGIDVISFFWSFN
- a CDS encoding 4Fe-4S binding protein; the encoded protein is MAKKNKRIEQSDICIGCGICVSICPVNTKLEKKDEFDPDDAQLAIKVYSGKAVLDEETCIACGACARICPVESLTIIEIPSE
- a CDS encoding histone family protein; translated protein: MIPFAPVERLIRSAGAERVSETAAIALTDMLEEYGLEISKEAIKLAHHAGRKTVKAEDIKLAKEML
- a CDS encoding Single-stranded DNA binding protein; the encoded protein is MNEKIAPHIEELTRALGISRNQAQKELEILLNYRVPLDEAKRTVIRKFRSSSGSTLKNIGELSPGLSGIDIKGRIINVKQKNVNVKGKRSVIYSGVIADRTGACSFTSWDGHPLNKGDAVHLNNTLTRIWNNRLEINIGKLSSINLLPDNLIPPVEDLLEILEKKIRDIDISDLFVTSTVIILKMYHRNIKEGDREMTIIEGVIGDETGKLPFISRMMDVDIGNVIRFENASVEVFKGLPSINLDENAEVEILDPRLDGILTFESVSGVPEPTKIADILNKNGVFDAVAIGNIISVRPGSGIINRCPECNRVILKNTCRSHGVVDGIKDMRIKIIIDDGTGPLLVMLDRDISETVYGRSMHEVGEMVKRTMSHDQVVEDVKNVLIGKYIAVRGNASRTDFGMILVADSAWFPEDDLCGRIERIYEKLSLLGAKLDV
- a CDS encoding RPA family protein; the encoded protein is MSDREVAQRVFAKELNDSILSIESGSSDSNKNNARSPNYLVTPLGTKVNRLFAVGVITEVDNIGTDNDIWRARMVDPSGAFTIYAGQYQQEAAVFLSGIDTPVFVSVVGKARMYEPGDGSKFISIRPEAINRATEYMRDRWVIDTVELTTERMNIISDLILLDTDQIVGYFDENGISSDIAEGIRIALEKYNTGQDYLSEMRNMLLECLKSVEPTEAESPKDINEKIILRILNEMDQGRGVIYEKLMDTAKQHGLSEEQIDEATSSVLSKGKCYEPRIGILKPV
- a CDS encoding CDP-alcohol phosphatidyltransferase family protein; amino-acid sequence: MTKQKQITIREEGIIIFNQLKSTIRSSIIPIAKFVPLSPNTLTFLGFAISVLAAGMFANGFLIIGGIFVLLSGVFDLLDGAVARVNNSITTFGGFLDSVCDRYADAIVFAGVIYGSITGSIAINSHALGMPLWFWCILALIGSYIVSYTRSRAEAEGAINMNIGLAERSERMILLSIGAFTGFLTIAIVIIALITHITIVQRILHARKYLE
- the purS gene encoding phosphoribosylformylglycinamidine synthase subunit PurS produces the protein MEYCAEITVQLKKGMLDPEGTTIRRALEHLGYQTSEVKSAKKYIITLSSDSIENARKTVDEMCQRMIANPVIHDYTISMREI
- the purQ gene encoding phosphoribosylformylglycinamidine synthase I, giving the protein MKIAIVQFGGSNCDMDVLHVLNEVVNVNAELVWYKNDDLTAYDAAVIPGGFSYGDYLRAGAIAARTPIMKSIKKMADTGKPIIGICNGFQILTESGILKGALATNMYPKFICEWVSLRVENTDTPFTCMFKKGEVIRIPIAHKEGNYYASSETLSELNLNDQVVFRYSDEDGSVSDKSNPNGSKENIAGIINDTKNVLGLMPHPERASQHLLGSEDGLKIFQSMVEYISES